The genomic stretch GAAGATGAAGACCATCAACTGGAACAAGATACCTAATCACAAGGTAATAGTCactcaaaaaaatattattgatgcttttaaagattttttaaattacttaattgtTTCGCAGGTGATTGGCAAGCGGAACATCTGGTCGCTCGTCGCGAACGAACACCAGAACTCCCCGATGGCGGATGTGGATTGGGCCGAGATGGAGGGTTTGTTCTGCCAGCAGGTGCCACCGATGGTACCGCCGACGACCTATTCGACTTCGTTTGGTACCGGCATCGACGTCGAAAGACGTCGTCGAGAACCGACGGAGGTTGTTGCtcgttttattctttttcgcgGTAAAGAACGAGGGaattttacatgtatatatgtcatataattgttttttctttttaatttagattgcATTACTCGACGGAAAAAGGAGTCTTAACGTTAACATTTTCCTGAAGCAGTTTCGAAGGTATCGTAAAGTCAACggataattatcttaattattaaaagtacatatttaattttattattattatctacgTTTCTTTTTGCAGTTCGAACGAAGACATAATTCAACTGATCAGGGAAGGTGGCCACGACGACATCGGAGCAGAAAAGTTACGTGGTCTGCTGAAAATATTGCCGGAGGTGGACGAGCTCGAGATGCTTAAGAGCTTCGACGGCGACAGGTCAAAGCTCGGCAACGCCGAAAAGTTCTTTCTGCAGCTTATTCAAGTGCCAAagtaatgatttattatatctaaatttaaagaaaaattaatatctttcgataaattaaaaatgacgtGATCACATGTAGTTACAAATTACGTATCGAGTGTATGCTGCTAAAAGAAGAGTTCGCGGCGAATATGAGCTACTTGGAACCCAGTATTAACTCGATGATACTGGCTGGTGAGGACCTCATGACGAATAAACCTCTTCAAGAAGTATTGTACATGGTTCTGGTTGCTGGTAATTTTCTCAACTCGGTACGTGTTTATTCGTCACTGTTAGTTCACGTTTTAAGTTAACACAGATAAACGTAAGTCGATTGTTACAGGGTGGCTACGCTGGAAATGCAGCGGGAGTGAAACTCTCCTCGTTACAGAAGTTAACAGAGATTCGCGCGAATAAACCGGGAATGAATCTGATACACTACGTAGCACTGgtacgatattattaattaattatgcgacTGAGTGAAATCGAATGTGTATATATTTCAGCTTGATAACTTGGAGAAACATatgcttttataattaaaattgtgtatATTTTAGCAAGCCGAGAGAAAGCGGAAGGATTTATTAAGTTTTGCAAAAGATATGACTGCTCTCGAAGCAGCAACGAAGTAAGGATTACTACATATACTTTAATAATGGCGAAAGAAACGTTactcttataattatttcttttttttttttattagaacgACGATCGAGCAACTGACCAACGAATTTAATAGTTTGGATACGAAAatcaagaaaattaagaaCCAGATTCAGCTCTCTTCAACCGAAAGTGATATACAGGAACAAATGGCGCAATTTCTTCAAGTAACGAATTAAACCTGATATCAAAtatgcgcgataaaaatatttagcagAAAGCGgtaaaatacgaataaaatttctttttcaaatctGTAGATGGCCGAGCAGGAAATGGCTCAATTAAAGAGAGACATGGAGGAGCTCGAGGGAGTCAGACGGTCACTCGCAGAATTTTTTTGCGAGGACACCAACACATTCAAAATTGAGGAGTGTTTCAAGATATTCCATCAGTTCTGCCAAAAGTTTAATCAGGCGATCGCGGAAAACGAGAGACGGCGCATCCAAGAAGAGCAAGTCCTTGCGCGGCGCAAACAACGCGAGGAGCAACTCATGGCGAGAAAACGACTGTGTGAGTACGCGTATTTTGCGTCAAATTTTTTCCCTCTCCCGTGCCTATCGACAAATGCATAAGATTagttttattcaatattcGTTTAATGTACAGTGAGCAGTCAAGCAGAAACACCAGGTTCGGAATCCGAGTCTAACTTGATGGATTACGGACTCTTTGATCTTCAAGGTTTACCTCAAAGGAATTATAATCGCGGCGAAGCCAAGGTAAAACCGAATATATATTCGTTTAGTATTCAACACTTACttctgatatttttaatacttttagaTAAGGAGATTGCAAAACGGCGGCACATCGGACGAGGATGTCTCGATCATTGGATCGCCCAGTATCCGACGTCGTTTAGGATCATGTTCCGGCGGTCCCGATCAACAGCCTACCAAAGAAGACACATATTCACCAGGTCTCttacataatttttgtatcctaatataaaaaattagtgttAACAATAGAATCGCGTTTCGCATTTATTGATACATGTATGGTTTTAATTTCGACGGCAGAGTTGTAACAtgtgttatattttatttaacagataTCACGCCTAATGGCACGCTCCGTCGGCGCAGGAGTAGAATACCCTGTCAAGATGACGACGGAAATCTGATGGACTTTTTACGAACGTCCGGACAGGACAATGCACGAGAGAGAAAATCATGGGGAAGTTTAGGTgcttaataatgttaattacgtgtTTTCTAGTACAACTAcagttattattacaaaataaaattattatttaatattgaagatCGATCGTGGGCGCGAAGAGCTCGCGGGCAATCGAGAAGAGGAGATCTCTTAAACGCTGATTTTTCGGGAGATCGGGAACGGCCGAGTTCACCATCGCCTCTCGCGGAAAATAAACCGTTTCTGCAAGAGGAGGAAGCGAAGCCAACAGGGTAAGTCAATATCGACAATTTGTATTCATTAAATAACTCTtgaagttatttttatatctaaaaacTTGACAGAAATATTTGAGGAACAGAAATTTTtagtgatatttaatttttattttattctttttgtttgtAAAAATCAGTAAGGCTTGGCGACAGAAGATCGAGGCGTGGCTCTcggagaacgagaaagaggaTCGTGCAGGCGAGCAGCTTCAACAACGAGCGAAGCAATTGCATCAAACGAACAGACGATCATTCGAAGACTCTGGTGATCGagtttatttttcacaaacaatttttgaaataaaagcttaattaaaaaattaacgtaatttattttcaaataaggCTTTCTAATATAAGAATTTGCTTTCAATTACAGAAAGTGAAGGCAAGAGCTGCACAATGAACACCTTAGCGGAGGACCAAGCCGGACTTGAAAGAGGAGGGTTCTCCGAAATTTATGATTGGCGACCATCTGTTGAGAAGACGGATGTGATGCGTACGATGGAAGCCATTGAAGGTgcatacaaattataaatttattgtaattttatttttcgcgcttttattgataaatgtattttaataattttaaacgagcTGAATAATAATTCATCAGGCGATTAATTCggataacaaaattaaacagGCATCGTCTATTTCAGAAGTTCAACCGTTGTCGTCTCAAGATAAGTCTCCCTGGCGAAAATCGAGCTTAAACGTATTAAATAGTACGGAGGAGACTGATCCACGTTATTCCCGTAGATTTAAATCGCGACACAACGCGGAGAACGCACTCATGCCGAGCACGTTGCAAGTAAGTTTAAGCAGAAGTTTATCGAGCAAAGCTAGAAAAGCAGAGGACTAGCGAACTGTATTTAAacaattctaaaattttaaagaaccAAATTATGCGTTCACAGGCAATCAGGGAAGAAGACAGGAAGAAAAACAAGATGAATGACGCAATAAATTTGGATACTCACGATGAATTGACGATTTATCTTCGGCAGCCCTACACTAGAACGCAAATGCCCGCAACCCGACGACTTTCCAAGCTCAGCAGAAAGTCCTCGGACGAGGAACGAGTTAGCGACAAGATTGAGATCGATTCGGATAACATCGAGACGCCGCCGGCGACTAGGCGGCTGTTCACCCCGCCGAAAGAGATAAAGCCCGTGGAAAAGGAACCCTGCAAGAGGGAACGTTGCAGCAGTTCTATTCAAAATCGAGAAACTAAGACGGTGATATCAAAGCCGATCGACCCCACCGCGGATCTTGGTAATGGTAAGTacaaatctaaaaaaatatatattaaaagacaCGGCAGTGTCTCGCTTGTCAAACGCAGCGAAACCGACCGTGTATTTTAATACATGTAACTATGTTGTAAtatactaataaataattaaatgcgtaCCCttaacatcttttttttttttttttttaaagaaaaggtaattttgaaagaatatatattatttctaatatctTGCTTTctgctttaaaataatgtatctCGATCTTTTTAGGTAACTTCGACAGATATTCAGCAACGCGGCGAACTCGTAGGTATAAGAAAGCTCAGGAGCCCGCGGGGGACAAAGACAAGTCGGATAAAGACGTCTCAAGCCTCGAATTGATTTGCGACGACAAGTTGACAGTGCAGCGACCTAGTACTCTCGCTCTCGCTGACGAAGAGGTGCGTCGCGAGGACGCGGATGCCATGCTACGTGTTTGGCAAAACAAGCTGAAACGGCGTGATACCGCTTCTTTATCACTGTCACGCGATATCGATGCTGCGCTCGCAGAGATTGCACGGTCCGGCGAGGATCTCCAACATCTATCACGTACGGTGTCAACAACAACGACGACACCGACGACCATGGGTCACAGAGGCTCGCGGCTTCCAGTCAGCCAGCCTCCGCCAGTGGTAGCGGTGACCAACACCGTGTTGAGTCCGGTGATGCAGGAGTCACGACCGCGTGAGCCGGTTGCAATGCTCACTGAGCGGGCGGTGACGAGTCGCGAGCGTCATCGAAGCATGATCGATCCAAGCCAGGTGAAGGAGGCAGTGCGTTTAACCAGCAATCCACCTAGCCAAGTAAATCAGGACCAAGAAATTGCCAACGGTTTTCCGCGAGGCGCAAGTTCGTCGCGCGATCGAAAAAACGAGCAGGAGGACGCGCCCAAAATCGAAGAAGAGAAACGCACAGATTTGAAGTCTATTCAAGATGTGA from Cardiocondyla obscurior isolate alpha-2009 linkage group LG12, Cobs3.1, whole genome shotgun sequence encodes the following:
- the Form3 gene encoding uncharacterized protein Form3; protein product: MDSHVGLDYIVDNPDYCVKLASALETACSSVKKQVVELLSALCVYSQDGRQRAIDTLHIYQERKGERYRLRVVVDELQKATAEDYQTALLAFINCLVISTPVLKDRIRIRNEFIGLKLLPILNELRKSHAPDVRVQLDAFDDQRETDEELANHGPPGIDLSSHVDVFYAILGQVADTPQEIPFLSVLQHLLRLDPKDAASDLAWDTAETLVHRATLLESREDATKLLRSPSLQTNLCCHCRGADQTCGTSRKASLPTNGNSTAPLPPPLPPPIPVAPGLTSPSGFVLPPPPPPPLFVNAATSDAPMEPPLPPPLRVSPVARVPTPEPPNNHARLLPQQEIPTPRAKMKTINWNKIPNHKVIGKRNIWSLVANEHQNSPMADVDWAEMEGLFCQQVPPMVPPTTYSTSFGTGIDVERRRREPTEIALLDGKRSLNVNIFLKQFRSSNEDIIQLIREGGHDDIGAEKLRGLLKILPEVDELEMLKSFDGDRSKLGNAEKFFLQLIQVPNYKLRIECMLLKEEFAANMSYLEPSINSMILAGEDLMTNKPLQEVLYMVLVAGNFLNSGGYAGNAAGVKLSSLQKLTEIRANKPGMNLIHYVALQAERKRKDLLSFAKDMTALEAATKTTIEQLTNEFNSLDTKIKKIKNQIQLSSTESDIQEQMAQFLQMAEQEMAQLKRDMEELEGVRRSLAEFFCEDTNTFKIEECFKIFHQFCQKFNQAIAENERRRIQEEQVLARRKQREEQLMARKRLLSSQAETPGSESESNLMDYGLFDLQGLPQRNYNRGEAKIRRLQNGGTSDEDVSIIGSPSIRRRLGSCSGGPDQQPTKEDTYSPDITPNGTLRRRRSRIPCQDDDGNLMDFLRTSGQDNARERKSWGSLDRSWARRARGQSRRGDLLNADFSGDRERPSSPSPLAENKPFLQEEEAKPTGKAWRQKIEAWLSENEKEDRAGEQLQQRAKQLHQTNRRSFEDSESEGKSCTMNTLAEDQAGLERGGFSEIYDWRPSVEKTDVMRTMEAIEEVQPLSSQDKSPWRKSSLNVLNSTEETDPRYSRRFKSRHNAENALMPSTLQAIREEDRKKNKMNDAINLDTHDELTIYLRQPYTRTQMPATRRLSKLSRKSSDEERVSDKIEIDSDNIETPPATRRLFTPPKEIKPVEKEPCKRERCSSSIQNRETKTVISKPIDPTADLGNGNFDRYSATRRTRRYKKAQEPAGDKDKSDKDVSSLELICDDKLTVQRPSTLALADEEVRREDADAMLRVWQNKLKRRDTASLSLSRDIDAALAEIARSGEDLQHLSRTVSTTTTTPTTMGHRGSRLPVSQPPPVVAVTNTVLSPVMQESRPREPVAMLTERAVTSRERHRSMIDPSQVKEAVRLTSNPPSQVNQDQEIANGFPRGASSSRDRKNEQEDAPKIEEEKRTDLKSIQDVKELKDVQTADDARERSVTRQSPMFRSRFIPDISVTSSPLSSGKGRDQELNDEGFEETQSLVSETLSQETSSGNYETDTHDSTRCSPAEMRGYGSGQRQRSTITVMNDDLDTRRSSVDKLLKPASDNAFDKKMAARNASEKSSFLPKRTGSVKRESPALRKTESLKRSSNVILLSDAGMSRGEVQRSGSRSSLRSSRSSLNSATSVNTVRNLAANHAHLRSYTSAIRALTNDLRKSNPSNGSPPKDTVDKRRPNPRQIGVSRIPASRSSSSGSSVGPAARNIRKTPEVVTGMPKVTRGRPISSRSSSSGSSIGQQSILGSRALSGDKASVAKGRLMQPRAGSKNHSFMRPTAASVNKGSTPNLPKSVKVMVK